From Microcystis aeruginosa NIES-2549, a single genomic window includes:
- a CDS encoding dicarboxylate/amino acid:cation symporter, which yields MNLSNLILVALGAGIVFGALLNGFFPALILPLDDYILAPVGQVFLRLIQFVVVPIVFSSLILGLTRVQNAARIGRYLLRLMTGYLLTSTLALLIGMATALLLKPGIGLEGFATNAAMTTNTPVSLRDWLISLIPVNPLEALTGGNLLQVIVTGVLFSIGIGLAKEGAKPFILLIDSLYLISERILSVILYLAPVGVFALIASVIATQGLELVARLFFYVFGLFLASALMIGVYVLLLFALKGEPRRFFSSLSESLSLAFGTASSNAALPVVLREIQEYGLPEDIASFAIPLGTVLKRDGSAILQGFNALFIAQVYGVPLSPSLLLAIALSGLLVSFSTPGVPGSALITMTTVLSAAGLPLEGVALVAGVDRLTDGFKTVLNVIGNTVNAILLNYWELGEKEKSLESKN from the coding sequence TCGCGCCGGTGGGACAGGTTTTTCTGCGCTTAATTCAATTTGTGGTGGTTCCGATCGTTTTTTCTTCTCTTATTTTAGGATTAACCCGGGTACAGAATGCGGCGCGGATCGGTAGATATTTACTCAGATTGATGACTGGCTATCTGCTAACCAGTACACTTGCTCTGTTAATCGGCATGGCCACGGCGTTGTTATTAAAACCGGGGATAGGTTTAGAGGGATTTGCCACTAATGCCGCCATGACCACCAATACACCAGTATCCTTGAGAGATTGGCTGATTAGCTTAATCCCGGTTAATCCCCTAGAAGCTCTTACCGGGGGCAATCTTTTACAGGTAATCGTGACGGGAGTTTTATTTAGTATCGGCATCGGACTGGCCAAAGAGGGGGCAAAACCTTTTATTCTCTTGATAGACAGTCTTTATCTAATCAGCGAGAGAATCCTATCGGTGATTCTTTATCTAGCACCTGTGGGGGTATTTGCCCTGATTGCTTCGGTTATCGCCACCCAGGGATTAGAATTAGTGGCGAGACTTTTTTTCTATGTTTTTGGTCTGTTTTTGGCCAGCGCCTTGATGATTGGGGTGTATGTTTTGCTCCTTTTTGCCCTCAAAGGAGAACCTCGACGCTTTTTTAGCTCTTTATCGGAATCTTTATCCTTAGCTTTCGGTACTGCTAGTTCTAACGCCGCTTTACCCGTGGTTTTGCGGGAAATTCAAGAATACGGTTTACCCGAAGATATCGCCAGTTTCGCTATTCCCTTGGGAACGGTACTAAAACGCGATGGTTCGGCAATTTTACAGGGATTTAATGCTCTTTTTATCGCTCAGGTTTACGGAGTTCCTTTAAGTCCCTCTTTGTTATTAGCGATCGCATTGAGTGGTTTATTGGTTTCTTTTAGTACCCCGGGGGTCCCCGGCAGCGCATTAATTACCATGACTACCGTATTATCGGCAGCGGGTTTACCCTTAGAGGGAGTAGCTTTAGTCGCGGGGGTCGATCGCTTGACCGATGGCTTTAAAACCGTGTTAAATGTGATCGGTAATACAGTTAATGCCATCCTGCTCAATTACTGGGAATTAGGAGAAAAGGAAAAATCCCTAGAATCAAAAAACTAG
- a CDS encoding cation:proton antiporter — MILQPFLSSAWSFNLPLLASAATAETADSALVLACVLLSLTVIYFACKLGGEICVRFNLPPVLGELVGGVIIGVSALKLLVFPEGGAGFEDSLLIHFLESTSPLTPEQSPAVFSAASEVISVLSELGVIILLFEIGLESDLQELIRVGPQAAAVAVVGVAVPFLVGTLGLIYIFHLATIAAIFAGAALTATSIGITAKVLAEIGKLSAKEGQIIIGAAVLDDILGIIVLAVVASLVKTGEVQISKVIYLVISSSAFVIGAILIGRFLSPFYVQLVNSMKTRGQLILVSLIFAFILAYIAQVIQLEAILGSFAAGLVLAETEKRSELAEQVFPIADLFVPIFFVCVGAKTDLSVLNPAIPTNREGLVLAAFLIVVAILGKVVTGLAVFSKEKLNRLAIGVGMIPRGEVGLVFAGVGAASGALSPATDAAVIMMVILTTFIAPPLLRLVFKEPTTSPQET; from the coding sequence ATGATACTACAGCCTTTCCTTTCTTCCGCTTGGAGTTTTAATCTTCCCCTGTTAGCCTCGGCAGCTACAGCCGAAACTGCCGATAGTGCCTTAGTTTTAGCCTGCGTGCTGCTGAGTTTGACCGTTATTTATTTCGCCTGTAAACTGGGGGGGGAAATATGCGTCCGATTCAACTTGCCTCCCGTGTTAGGAGAATTAGTCGGTGGCGTGATTATCGGGGTTTCTGCCCTAAAATTACTGGTTTTTCCAGAAGGGGGAGCGGGATTCGAGGATTCTCTGCTAATTCACTTCCTAGAATCCACTTCCCCCCTCACCCCGGAGCAATCTCCCGCCGTTTTTAGTGCTGCCAGTGAGGTGATTTCCGTCCTCTCGGAATTGGGGGTAATTATCCTGCTGTTCGAGATCGGTTTAGAATCAGACTTACAGGAATTAATTCGCGTCGGTCCACAGGCAGCTGCTGTCGCAGTGGTGGGGGTTGCGGTTCCCTTTTTGGTGGGTACTTTGGGTTTAATCTATATTTTCCATCTGGCCACCATTGCCGCTATTTTTGCCGGGGCAGCTTTAACCGCTACCAGTATCGGCATTACCGCCAAGGTTTTAGCAGAAATAGGGAAGTTATCGGCGAAAGAAGGTCAAATTATCATCGGGGCAGCGGTTCTCGATGATATTCTCGGTATTATCGTTCTCGCTGTCGTTGCTTCTTTGGTGAAGACCGGAGAAGTGCAAATTAGCAAAGTAATTTATCTAGTTATTAGTTCTAGTGCTTTTGTGATCGGGGCGATCCTGATCGGTCGTTTTTTAAGCCCCTTTTATGTTCAATTAGTTAATAGCATGAAAACTAGGGGACAATTGATCTTAGTTTCCCTGATTTTCGCCTTTATTCTTGCTTATATTGCCCAAGTTATCCAATTAGAAGCGATTCTCGGTTCCTTTGCTGCGGGCCTGGTCCTGGCGGAAACGGAAAAGCGCTCGGAATTGGCAGAACAAGTGTTCCCGATCGCCGATTTATTTGTACCGATATTTTTCGTCTGTGTGGGGGCAAAAACCGATTTAAGTGTGCTTAATCCCGCTATTCCTACCAATCGAGAAGGATTAGTCTTAGCGGCTTTCTTAATTGTCGTCGCTATTTTGGGTAAAGTGGTAACGGGGTTAGCCGTTTTCAGCAAGGAAAAACTCAATCGCTTGGCGATCGGAGTTGGCATGATTCCCCGGGGTGAAGTGGGTTTAGTCTTTGCCGGAGTCGGGGCCGCTAGTGGTGCTTTATCCCCCGCTACCGATGCGGCCGTTATTATGATGGTGATCTTGACTACCTTTATCGCTCCGCCCCTGTTAAGGTTAGTATTTAAAGAACCCACCACCAGTCCTCAAGAAACATAG